One part of the Stigmatopora argus isolate UIUO_Sarg chromosome 8, RoL_Sarg_1.0, whole genome shotgun sequence genome encodes these proteins:
- the LOC144079327 gene encoding laminin subunit alpha-3-like isoform X1, whose product MLRNGSCKPGECDTDGDWNICHSRNGALKCCTTALLLRLRDNEGDLRGLIPISAPVLTLIQPHGIVSDAESAVKTYSSAKRHLETLKEDVDMIEEDLNQVTSKVLEMTSHMDEALQIEKGPKTKVKKILGHAESVLVLLRELIKWKSQLTDAIRRSGRDKTAVIGEARRLVEEMSQRGCEEAMTRGRTHDQKMAKKLLDTITKMTARRNAETLTQMADSLVTSQVLLGHTSDLLSEAKVACRRVRHVNLKSASTLQQLQHVLNQTITETRSLHSSTESARRRLKELNAFFLLLEEAKHGFEKDSARFYGGKLQLRTKIDDIIHVRAKIEIIVETEKHAQELSTLASGMQRTLPTVDNTNQSHTSHDSKLLNILKNMEDAARAAHWSNMTADEALEDVTLGRLLLKAKSLRHKATHLWTAANQSQNNFRERSQSLNTQNDRMRRHKDKRESLQFDISRVFHELNRLKRDNLNVLIESAKTASSATNDIVTHITPRLRMMGEEMNRLTLNNMALSFNDSLNDAQHAVRTLDTVLPMMKDELSQVEALRKTSRASGNMIENIIRIKDMIHETRSYLNRISLAMHFNGKRHVELGPPSNLEDVKAFTAVELLLSVEKKMVARQRKRQEKQRDDDMFVLYLGSQDISGDYIGMAIRNGTLICVYQLGGRIHEVATSPITTFSGSRPFSLDRVVFHRIYQDAEVNITANFTSEWPVPYVPKRHLPNAMSRILDLDPQRTVFYVGGYPQHFNVPKKLRYPGYRGYLKLSYFNNEPLSLYNYKSALNMKANLHSLMLPRSKEIDYYQGSGYREAFVKDPHRRTHFFAFHTNSRKTDALLFYMGMEEAFWCLLVKQGHLVLQGQHAGIKQRSQSADKVSLFDKHFYIAVGDEITVRYEDKHISIELSHVPYKSFYIGGVPPHIRTRHNISTPPLRGCVDHVSADAQIVEYNKTMGVSDGCPFAMLGVRTAALRSTLIADWLSAPDQQHLAVGFRSTHKHGIILRSTSQVVQNPTLSHISLSHGFLQLTIGQHSVKSSQRYDDGKWHYLCVAQTPRLQVQVDNINVTLSEPIPAELSLPQAFHGCVTNIYSRSVQSFTPMDLNSLLPLGGFLQAGCRLGSHTLDEHLPTDVTTSLQIHKLTVDQTHSECIHWRAPRRGYELSQEDSWLAYKLPQQDLNYRPHFSLDIKTKSSNGVILFVEGRGAVPQLVLYMANGRIKMSLGSIGDIYHKRKTNDGRWHRVDCSVERNTFHLLVDGIRVTDGRLPKDEGSSLKFYDLVYLGSPLGSPKSIIGCVRGFRMNDEPVGNPEGGHRVSPCSDGHTEMGTYFAGGHVVLDDPIAVGDDFSLTFKLRPQRLTGLLFHAQSQGINLDVFLMNSTVGVTVDDGGQSISAVLTPQNLCDGEFHVISVSKEQKYLTLMVDTLSQRMTRPVAFNPSFTRRALLHVGGATESSRAPVKSPFNGCLREVIINGGKVAFETQAVTAIGAVNVNSCPAN is encoded by the exons CCTTGAAGTGCTGCACTACAGCTTTGCTCCTACGCCTGAGGGACAACGAGGGCGACCTGCGTGGGCTGATTCCCATCTCTGCTCCTGTTTTAACACTAATCCAACCCCACGGGATCGTCTCTGATGCCGAG AGCGCAGTGAAGACTTACAGTAGCGCTAAAAGACATCTGGAGACCCTGAAAGAAGATGTCGATATGATTGAAGAGGACCTGAACCAAGTAACATCCAAA GTCCTTGAAATGACCTCCCACATGGATGAAGCCCTACAGATTGAGAAAGGACCCAAAACAAAGGTCAAAAAAATTCTTGGACACGCTGAGTCCGTCCTGGTATTATTACGAG agTTAATAAAGTGGAAGAGTCAGCTTACAGATGCCATCAGGCGCAGCGGAAGAGACAAGACGGCCGTGATAGGGGAGGCGCGACGGCTCGTAGAGGAAATGAGCCAGAGGGGCTGTGAGGAGGCGATGACCAGGGGCCGAACCCATGACCAGAAGATGGCCAAAAAAT TACTGGACACCATAACCAAGATGACCGCGAGACGCAATGCTGAGACTCTCACCCAGATGGCAGACTCTCTGGTCACCTCACAGGTGCTTCTAGGTCACACTAGTGATCTTCTTTCAGAGGCAAAGGTCGCATGTAGAAGAGTGAGACATGTCAATCTGAAGAGTGCTTCCACCTTACAACAACTTCAG CATGTTCTCAATCAAACCATAACAGAGACACGTTCCCTCCATTCATCGACTGAAAGTGCAAGACGTCGCCTAAAGGAGCTCAACGCCTTCTTCTTATTGCTAGAGGAGGCCAAACAT GGCTTTGAGAAAGACTCAGCCCGCTTTTACGGCGGGAAGCTGCAATTGCGAACGAAGATTGATGACATCATCCATGTTAGGGCCAAGATAGAGATCATTGTTGAGACTGAGAAGCATGCACAGGAGCTCAGCACATTGGCCTCGGGCATGCAAAG AACGCTTCCAACGGTCGACAACACAAACCAATCCCACACAAGTCACGATTCCAAACTGTTAAACATCCTTAAAAACATGGAGGACGCTGCAAGGGCCGCACATTGGTCCAACATGACTGCTGATGAAGCCTTAGAG GACGTGACTTTGGGGAGACTTCTCTTGAAAGCAAAGTCTTTGAGACACAAAGCCACTCACTTGTGGACTGCGGCCAACCAATCCCAAAATAACTTCAGAG AGCGCTCACAGTCACTGAATACGCAGAACGACAGGATGAGGAGGCACAAAGACAAAAGAGAATCTCTTCAATTTGACATTTCCAGAGTCTTCCATGAATTGAACAGACTCAAAAGAG atAACCTGAATGTCCTCATCGAGTCTGCCAAGACTGCATCTTCGGCTACAAATGACATTGTCACTCATATCACACCCAGACTGAGAATGATGGGAGAGGAAATGAATAGATTGACTTTGAACAACATGGCCCTGTCTTTTAATGACAGTTTAAATGATGCACAACACGCCG TGAGGACTTTGGACACAGTGCTCCCAATGATGAAAGATGAGCTTTCCCAAGTGGAGGCGCTGAGAAAAACATcaagagcaagtggcaacatGATAGAAAACATCATCAGAATCAAAGATATGATCCACGAAACGAGGAGCTATCTTAATAGG ATCTCGCTGGCCATGCATTTCAACGGAAAACGTCACGTTGAGCTTGGCCCGCCGAGCAACCTTGAAGATGTAAAAGCCTTCACGGCTGTCGAACTTCTTTTGAGCgtggaaaaaaagatggtgGCAAGGCAAAGAAAGCGTCAGGAGAAACAGCGAGATGATGAcatgtttgttttgtatttggGCAGTCAGGAT atATCAGGCGATTACATAGGAATGGCCATCAGGAATGGCACGTTGATTTGTGTCTATCAGCTGGGTGGACGTATCCACGAGGTGGCGACCAGTCCTATTACAACGTTCTCAGGCTCGCGTCCTTTCAGTTTGGACCGTGTTGTCTTCCACAG AATTTACCAGGATGCCGAAGTCAACATCACAGCAAACTTTACATCAGAGTGGCCGGTGCCTTACGTGCCGAAACGCCACCTTCCAAATGCAATGAGCAGAATACTTGACCTGGATCCACAACGGACAGTTTTCTACGTGGGCGGCTACCCtcaacatttcaat GTACCCAAGAAGCTGCGCTACCCCGGTTACCGAGGCTACCTGAAACTGTCCTACTTCAATAACGAGCCACTTTCTCTTTACAACTACAAGAGCGCTCTCAACATGAAGGCCAACCTACACTCTCTAAT GTTGCCCAGATCCAAGGAGATTGACTACTACCAGGGGAGTGGCTACCGAGAAGCCTTTGTGAAGGATCCGCACAGACGGACACACTTTTTTGCATTTCACACAAACAGCCGAAAGACTGACGCCTTGTTGTTTTACATGGGGATGGAA GAGGCGTTCTGGTGCTTGCTGGTGAAGCAAGGCCACCTGGTGCTTCAAGGTCAACACGCTGGAATAAAGCAGCGAAGTCAGAGTGCTGACAAAGTGTCTCTATTT gacaAGCACTTTTACATTGCTGTGGGAGACGAGATCACGGTCCGCTACGAAGACAAGCATATCTCCATTGAACTTTCTCACGTTCCTTACAAGAGCTTCTATATTGGTGGCGTGCCGCCGCATATAAGAACCAG aCACAACATCAGCACTCCGCCGCTGAGAGGCTGCGTGGATCATGTGAGCGCCGATGCCCAGATTGTGGAGTACAACAAGACAATGGGAGTCAGTGATGGCTGTCCATTTGCAATGCTG GGGGTTCGAACAGCGGCTCTGCGTTCCACTTTAATTGCAGACTGGCTATCTGCACCGGACCAACAGCACTTGGCTGTAGGATTCAGAAGCACGCATAAACACGGCATCATTCTCAGGAGTACATCCCag GTTGTGCAGAACCCAACCCTGAGCCACATTTCCCTATCCCACGGTTTCCTGCAACTGACCATCGGCCAGCACAGCGTTAAGTCATCACAAAGATACGATGACGGGAAATGGCACTATCTGTGTGTGGCGCAGACACCCAG GCTGCAAGTCCAAGTTGACAACATAAACGTTACCCTCAGCGAACCAATCCCGGCGGAGCTAAGCCTTCCTCAAGCATTCCACGGCTGCGTCACTAACATTTATTCCCG ATCAGTGCAAAGCTTTACGCCCATGGATTTGAATTCTCTGCTGCCTTTGGGAGGTTTTCTTCAAGCTGGATGTCGTCTTGGCTCACACACGCTCGATGAACATTTGCCTACAGATGTGACCACATCGCTCCAGATACATAAACTT ACTGTGGACCAAACACACAGCGAGTGCATACATTGGCGAGCGCCCCGCCGTGGTTACGAGCTCTCGCAGGAAGACAGCTGGTTGGCGTACAAGCTGCCCCAGCAGGACCTTAATTACAG ACCTCACTTCTCCCTTGACATTAAGACGAAATCCTCTAATGGTGTGATCCTATTCGTGGAAGGCAGGGGAGCAGTGCCCCAGCTAGTTCTGTATATGGCAAACGGCAGGATTAAGATGTCCCTTGGATCGATCGGAGACATCTACCACAAGCGGAAGACAAACGACGGACGGTGGCACAGA GTAGATTGCAGTGTTGAGAGGAACACATTCCATCTTCTGGTTGATGGAATCCGTGTGACCGATGGACGTTTGCCAAAAGACGAAGGGTCATCCTTGAAATTCTATGATCTTGTCTACCTGGGCAGCCCCCTGGGAAGTCCTAAA AGCATCATCGGCTGTGTGCGAGGCTTCAGAATGAACGACGAGCCAGTGGGAAACCCTGAGGGCGGCCACAGGGTTTCACCCTGCTCGGACGGACACACAGAGATGGGAACGTACTTTGCCGGAGGTCACGTCGTCTTAG ATGATCCCATTGCAGTTGGCGATGACTTTTCGTTGACCTTCAAGTTGCGCCCGCAACGCCTGACTGGTCTTCTATTCCATGCGCAGAGCCAAGGAATCAACTTGGATGTCTTCTTAATGAATAGCACG GTGGGGGTCACTGTGGATGATGGTGGTCAAAGCATCAGTGCCGTGCTGACTCCGCAGAATCT
- the LOC144079327 gene encoding laminin subunit alpha-3-like isoform X2, whose amino-acid sequence MLRNGSCKPALKCCTTALLLRLRDNEGDLRGLIPISAPVLTLIQPHGIVSDAESAVKTYSSAKRHLETLKEDVDMIEEDLNQVTSKVLEMTSHMDEALQIEKGPKTKVKKILGHAESVLVLLRELIKWKSQLTDAIRRSGRDKTAVIGEARRLVEEMSQRGCEEAMTRGRTHDQKMAKKLLDTITKMTARRNAETLTQMADSLVTSQVLLGHTSDLLSEAKVACRRVRHVNLKSASTLQQLQHVLNQTITETRSLHSSTESARRRLKELNAFFLLLEEAKHGFEKDSARFYGGKLQLRTKIDDIIHVRAKIEIIVETEKHAQELSTLASGMQRTLPTVDNTNQSHTSHDSKLLNILKNMEDAARAAHWSNMTADEALEDVTLGRLLLKAKSLRHKATHLWTAANQSQNNFRERSQSLNTQNDRMRRHKDKRESLQFDISRVFHELNRLKRDNLNVLIESAKTASSATNDIVTHITPRLRMMGEEMNRLTLNNMALSFNDSLNDAQHAVRTLDTVLPMMKDELSQVEALRKTSRASGNMIENIIRIKDMIHETRSYLNRISLAMHFNGKRHVELGPPSNLEDVKAFTAVELLLSVEKKMVARQRKRQEKQRDDDMFVLYLGSQDISGDYIGMAIRNGTLICVYQLGGRIHEVATSPITTFSGSRPFSLDRVVFHRIYQDAEVNITANFTSEWPVPYVPKRHLPNAMSRILDLDPQRTVFYVGGYPQHFNVPKKLRYPGYRGYLKLSYFNNEPLSLYNYKSALNMKANLHSLMLPRSKEIDYYQGSGYREAFVKDPHRRTHFFAFHTNSRKTDALLFYMGMEEAFWCLLVKQGHLVLQGQHAGIKQRSQSADKVSLFDKHFYIAVGDEITVRYEDKHISIELSHVPYKSFYIGGVPPHIRTRHNISTPPLRGCVDHVSADAQIVEYNKTMGVSDGCPFAMLGVRTAALRSTLIADWLSAPDQQHLAVGFRSTHKHGIILRSTSQVVQNPTLSHISLSHGFLQLTIGQHSVKSSQRYDDGKWHYLCVAQTPRLQVQVDNINVTLSEPIPAELSLPQAFHGCVTNIYSRSVQSFTPMDLNSLLPLGGFLQAGCRLGSHTLDEHLPTDVTTSLQIHKLTVDQTHSECIHWRAPRRGYELSQEDSWLAYKLPQQDLNYRPHFSLDIKTKSSNGVILFVEGRGAVPQLVLYMANGRIKMSLGSIGDIYHKRKTNDGRWHRVDCSVERNTFHLLVDGIRVTDGRLPKDEGSSLKFYDLVYLGSPLGSPKSIIGCVRGFRMNDEPVGNPEGGHRVSPCSDGHTEMGTYFAGGHVVLDDPIAVGDDFSLTFKLRPQRLTGLLFHAQSQGINLDVFLMNSTVGVTVDDGGQSISAVLTPQNLCDGEFHVISVSKEQKYLTLMVDTLSQRMTRPVAFNPSFTRRALLHVGGATESSRAPVKSPFNGCLREVIINGGKVAFETQAVTAIGAVNVNSCPAN is encoded by the exons CCTTGAAGTGCTGCACTACAGCTTTGCTCCTACGCCTGAGGGACAACGAGGGCGACCTGCGTGGGCTGATTCCCATCTCTGCTCCTGTTTTAACACTAATCCAACCCCACGGGATCGTCTCTGATGCCGAG AGCGCAGTGAAGACTTACAGTAGCGCTAAAAGACATCTGGAGACCCTGAAAGAAGATGTCGATATGATTGAAGAGGACCTGAACCAAGTAACATCCAAA GTCCTTGAAATGACCTCCCACATGGATGAAGCCCTACAGATTGAGAAAGGACCCAAAACAAAGGTCAAAAAAATTCTTGGACACGCTGAGTCCGTCCTGGTATTATTACGAG agTTAATAAAGTGGAAGAGTCAGCTTACAGATGCCATCAGGCGCAGCGGAAGAGACAAGACGGCCGTGATAGGGGAGGCGCGACGGCTCGTAGAGGAAATGAGCCAGAGGGGCTGTGAGGAGGCGATGACCAGGGGCCGAACCCATGACCAGAAGATGGCCAAAAAAT TACTGGACACCATAACCAAGATGACCGCGAGACGCAATGCTGAGACTCTCACCCAGATGGCAGACTCTCTGGTCACCTCACAGGTGCTTCTAGGTCACACTAGTGATCTTCTTTCAGAGGCAAAGGTCGCATGTAGAAGAGTGAGACATGTCAATCTGAAGAGTGCTTCCACCTTACAACAACTTCAG CATGTTCTCAATCAAACCATAACAGAGACACGTTCCCTCCATTCATCGACTGAAAGTGCAAGACGTCGCCTAAAGGAGCTCAACGCCTTCTTCTTATTGCTAGAGGAGGCCAAACAT GGCTTTGAGAAAGACTCAGCCCGCTTTTACGGCGGGAAGCTGCAATTGCGAACGAAGATTGATGACATCATCCATGTTAGGGCCAAGATAGAGATCATTGTTGAGACTGAGAAGCATGCACAGGAGCTCAGCACATTGGCCTCGGGCATGCAAAG AACGCTTCCAACGGTCGACAACACAAACCAATCCCACACAAGTCACGATTCCAAACTGTTAAACATCCTTAAAAACATGGAGGACGCTGCAAGGGCCGCACATTGGTCCAACATGACTGCTGATGAAGCCTTAGAG GACGTGACTTTGGGGAGACTTCTCTTGAAAGCAAAGTCTTTGAGACACAAAGCCACTCACTTGTGGACTGCGGCCAACCAATCCCAAAATAACTTCAGAG AGCGCTCACAGTCACTGAATACGCAGAACGACAGGATGAGGAGGCACAAAGACAAAAGAGAATCTCTTCAATTTGACATTTCCAGAGTCTTCCATGAATTGAACAGACTCAAAAGAG atAACCTGAATGTCCTCATCGAGTCTGCCAAGACTGCATCTTCGGCTACAAATGACATTGTCACTCATATCACACCCAGACTGAGAATGATGGGAGAGGAAATGAATAGATTGACTTTGAACAACATGGCCCTGTCTTTTAATGACAGTTTAAATGATGCACAACACGCCG TGAGGACTTTGGACACAGTGCTCCCAATGATGAAAGATGAGCTTTCCCAAGTGGAGGCGCTGAGAAAAACATcaagagcaagtggcaacatGATAGAAAACATCATCAGAATCAAAGATATGATCCACGAAACGAGGAGCTATCTTAATAGG ATCTCGCTGGCCATGCATTTCAACGGAAAACGTCACGTTGAGCTTGGCCCGCCGAGCAACCTTGAAGATGTAAAAGCCTTCACGGCTGTCGAACTTCTTTTGAGCgtggaaaaaaagatggtgGCAAGGCAAAGAAAGCGTCAGGAGAAACAGCGAGATGATGAcatgtttgttttgtatttggGCAGTCAGGAT atATCAGGCGATTACATAGGAATGGCCATCAGGAATGGCACGTTGATTTGTGTCTATCAGCTGGGTGGACGTATCCACGAGGTGGCGACCAGTCCTATTACAACGTTCTCAGGCTCGCGTCCTTTCAGTTTGGACCGTGTTGTCTTCCACAG AATTTACCAGGATGCCGAAGTCAACATCACAGCAAACTTTACATCAGAGTGGCCGGTGCCTTACGTGCCGAAACGCCACCTTCCAAATGCAATGAGCAGAATACTTGACCTGGATCCACAACGGACAGTTTTCTACGTGGGCGGCTACCCtcaacatttcaat GTACCCAAGAAGCTGCGCTACCCCGGTTACCGAGGCTACCTGAAACTGTCCTACTTCAATAACGAGCCACTTTCTCTTTACAACTACAAGAGCGCTCTCAACATGAAGGCCAACCTACACTCTCTAAT GTTGCCCAGATCCAAGGAGATTGACTACTACCAGGGGAGTGGCTACCGAGAAGCCTTTGTGAAGGATCCGCACAGACGGACACACTTTTTTGCATTTCACACAAACAGCCGAAAGACTGACGCCTTGTTGTTTTACATGGGGATGGAA GAGGCGTTCTGGTGCTTGCTGGTGAAGCAAGGCCACCTGGTGCTTCAAGGTCAACACGCTGGAATAAAGCAGCGAAGTCAGAGTGCTGACAAAGTGTCTCTATTT gacaAGCACTTTTACATTGCTGTGGGAGACGAGATCACGGTCCGCTACGAAGACAAGCATATCTCCATTGAACTTTCTCACGTTCCTTACAAGAGCTTCTATATTGGTGGCGTGCCGCCGCATATAAGAACCAG aCACAACATCAGCACTCCGCCGCTGAGAGGCTGCGTGGATCATGTGAGCGCCGATGCCCAGATTGTGGAGTACAACAAGACAATGGGAGTCAGTGATGGCTGTCCATTTGCAATGCTG GGGGTTCGAACAGCGGCTCTGCGTTCCACTTTAATTGCAGACTGGCTATCTGCACCGGACCAACAGCACTTGGCTGTAGGATTCAGAAGCACGCATAAACACGGCATCATTCTCAGGAGTACATCCCag GTTGTGCAGAACCCAACCCTGAGCCACATTTCCCTATCCCACGGTTTCCTGCAACTGACCATCGGCCAGCACAGCGTTAAGTCATCACAAAGATACGATGACGGGAAATGGCACTATCTGTGTGTGGCGCAGACACCCAG GCTGCAAGTCCAAGTTGACAACATAAACGTTACCCTCAGCGAACCAATCCCGGCGGAGCTAAGCCTTCCTCAAGCATTCCACGGCTGCGTCACTAACATTTATTCCCG ATCAGTGCAAAGCTTTACGCCCATGGATTTGAATTCTCTGCTGCCTTTGGGAGGTTTTCTTCAAGCTGGATGTCGTCTTGGCTCACACACGCTCGATGAACATTTGCCTACAGATGTGACCACATCGCTCCAGATACATAAACTT ACTGTGGACCAAACACACAGCGAGTGCATACATTGGCGAGCGCCCCGCCGTGGTTACGAGCTCTCGCAGGAAGACAGCTGGTTGGCGTACAAGCTGCCCCAGCAGGACCTTAATTACAG ACCTCACTTCTCCCTTGACATTAAGACGAAATCCTCTAATGGTGTGATCCTATTCGTGGAAGGCAGGGGAGCAGTGCCCCAGCTAGTTCTGTATATGGCAAACGGCAGGATTAAGATGTCCCTTGGATCGATCGGAGACATCTACCACAAGCGGAAGACAAACGACGGACGGTGGCACAGA GTAGATTGCAGTGTTGAGAGGAACACATTCCATCTTCTGGTTGATGGAATCCGTGTGACCGATGGACGTTTGCCAAAAGACGAAGGGTCATCCTTGAAATTCTATGATCTTGTCTACCTGGGCAGCCCCCTGGGAAGTCCTAAA AGCATCATCGGCTGTGTGCGAGGCTTCAGAATGAACGACGAGCCAGTGGGAAACCCTGAGGGCGGCCACAGGGTTTCACCCTGCTCGGACGGACACACAGAGATGGGAACGTACTTTGCCGGAGGTCACGTCGTCTTAG ATGATCCCATTGCAGTTGGCGATGACTTTTCGTTGACCTTCAAGTTGCGCCCGCAACGCCTGACTGGTCTTCTATTCCATGCGCAGAGCCAAGGAATCAACTTGGATGTCTTCTTAATGAATAGCACG GTGGGGGTCACTGTGGATGATGGTGGTCAAAGCATCAGTGCCGTGCTGACTCCGCAGAATCT